From Candidatus Manganitrophus morganii, the proteins below share one genomic window:
- a CDS encoding alpha-ketoacid dehydrogenase subunit beta yields MSKLNVVQAINQALRHEMERNPDLILMGEDIGRDGGVFRVTEGLIDQFGERRVVDTPLSESGIVGIAIGMAAYGLTPVVEIQFMGFLYAAMEQLISHAARLRTRTRGRYTCPIVVRTPYGGGIHAPEHHSESTEAFFVHTPGLKVVVPSTPAEAKGLMLSAIRDPDPVIFLEPAKIYRAIKEEVPEGEYAIPLGEARLLTEGKDLTLITWGAMLHPTLKAADRMAEKGVEAEVIDLRTLSPLDSATIIRSVEKTGRAVIIHEAPKTCGLGAEIAARLCEEALLSLEAPVARVTGFDTPIPLPKNEKYYLPDVDQIVEAAEQVVGF; encoded by the coding sequence GTGAGCAAGCTGAATGTCGTTCAAGCGATCAATCAGGCCCTCCGTCATGAGATGGAGCGGAATCCCGATCTTATCTTAATGGGAGAGGACATCGGGCGCGACGGGGGGGTCTTCCGCGTCACGGAGGGATTAATCGATCAATTCGGCGAGCGACGGGTCGTCGACACCCCGCTTTCCGAATCGGGAATCGTCGGCATCGCCATCGGAATGGCGGCGTATGGTCTTACTCCGGTGGTCGAGATCCAGTTCATGGGCTTTCTTTATGCGGCGATGGAGCAACTGATCTCTCACGCGGCGCGTCTTCGGACCCGGACCCGCGGCCGTTACACCTGCCCGATCGTCGTCCGGACCCCCTACGGCGGCGGCATTCATGCGCCGGAGCATCACTCGGAGAGCACCGAGGCTTTCTTCGTCCATACCCCCGGCCTAAAAGTCGTCGTCCCCTCGACCCCGGCGGAGGCGAAGGGGCTGATGCTCTCTGCGATCCGCGATCCCGATCCGGTGATTTTCCTGGAGCCGGCCAAGATCTACCGGGCCATCAAGGAAGAGGTCCCTGAAGGAGAATATGCGATCCCGCTTGGCGAGGCGCGGCTGTTGACGGAGGGGAAAGATCTGACCCTCATCACCTGGGGGGCGATGCTCCATCCGACGTTGAAGGCGGCCGACCGGATGGCGGAGAAAGGGGTGGAGGCGGAGGTGATCGATCTGAGGACCCTTTCGCCGCTTGATTCCGCGACGATCATCCGATCGGTCGAGAAGACCGGACGCGCCGTCATCATTCATGAAGCCCCAAAAACCTGCGGGCTCGGCGCGGAGATTGCCGCCCGTCTCTGCGAGGAGGCGCTTCTCTCACTCGAAGCCCCCGTGGCGCGTGTGACCGGGTTCGACACGCCGATTCCCCTTCCTAAGAATGAGAAGTATTATCTTCCCGATGTCGATCAGATCGTTGAAGCGGCTGAACAGGTCGTCGGATTCTGA
- a CDS encoding thiolase family protein, producing the protein MTQKVIITSAVRTPIGAFQGAFSPLTAPQLGSRAIAEAISRAALRPDQMDEVLMGNVLSAGLGQAPARQAALGAGLPDSVPCTTINKVCGSGLKAVMIGAQAIALGDASVVVAGGMESMTNAPYLLERARSGYRLGHGTLIDSIIKDGLWDVYNNFHMGSAAEQCAEEYHLSREELDDFALESYRRAQEAQQRGEFKREIISIEIAGRKGPAVLSEDEEPKRVDFDKFRKLKPAFEKEGRITAGNASSLSDGAAAVVMMSAEQAQRLGARPRAEIIGYTTTATAPARFTVAPAAAITALLKKVRLTPSDIDLFEINEAFAASSIAVMRDLEIDSKKINRRGGAIALGHPIGASGARILTTLIHLLEDLDLSRGIASLCIGGGEAVALLIERPSKTESKKSNQKGL; encoded by the coding sequence ATGACTCAAAAAGTGATCATCACCAGCGCCGTTCGCACACCGATCGGGGCCTTTCAAGGGGCGTTTAGCCCCCTCACGGCGCCGCAACTCGGAAGCCGCGCCATCGCCGAGGCGATCTCGCGCGCGGCGCTTCGGCCCGATCAAATGGATGAGGTTCTGATGGGCAACGTCCTCTCCGCCGGACTTGGCCAAGCCCCCGCCCGGCAGGCGGCGCTCGGGGCCGGCCTTCCCGATTCGGTCCCCTGCACGACGATCAACAAAGTCTGCGGCTCGGGACTCAAGGCGGTGATGATCGGCGCCCAGGCGATCGCCCTCGGTGATGCGAGCGTCGTGGTGGCCGGGGGGATGGAGAGCATGACAAATGCCCCCTATCTCTTGGAGCGTGCCCGATCGGGTTATCGTCTCGGTCACGGCACCCTGATCGACAGCATTATCAAAGACGGCCTCTGGGACGTCTACAACAACTTTCACATGGGTTCGGCCGCGGAGCAATGCGCGGAGGAGTATCACCTCAGCCGCGAAGAGTTGGACGACTTTGCACTGGAAAGTTATCGCCGGGCGCAAGAGGCGCAACAGCGGGGCGAGTTCAAAAGAGAGATCATTTCAATTGAGATTGCGGGACGAAAGGGACCGGCGGTCCTTTCAGAAGACGAGGAGCCGAAGCGGGTCGACTTCGACAAATTTCGCAAGCTCAAGCCGGCCTTTGAGAAAGAGGGCCGGATCACGGCGGGAAACGCCTCCTCCCTCAGCGATGGGGCCGCCGCCGTCGTGATGATGTCGGCAGAGCAAGCGCAGCGCCTCGGAGCCCGACCCCGCGCCGAGATTATCGGATACACCACCACGGCGACCGCACCGGCCCGCTTTACCGTGGCCCCGGCCGCGGCCATCACCGCGCTGCTCAAAAAAGTCCGGCTCACCCCTTCCGACATTGACCTCTTCGAGATCAATGAGGCGTTCGCCGCCTCTTCGATTGCGGTGATGCGGGACTTGGAAATCGATTCGAAGAAGATCAATCGACGCGGCGGGGCGATCGCGCTGGGACACCCGATCGGCGCCAGCGGCGCCCGCATTCTCACCACCCTGATCCATCTCTTGGAAGACCTCGATCTCTCCCGCGGCATCGCCTCCCTCTGCATCGGCGGAGGAGAAGCGGTCGCCTTATTGATCGAGCGGCCGTCCAAGACCGAATCAAAAAAATCAAATCAGAAAGGACTGTGA
- a CDS encoding 3-hydroxyacyl-CoA dehydrogenase NAD-binding domain-containing protein, translated as MEISIIGVVGAGQMGSGITQVVSTGGYHVLLYDLDAKVLEAAVERITEGLNTAVKRGKLTEWVREKTLKNIKLTTRLEDCAHCHMIIEAAPEREEIKMETFELLDSICPKEVVFATNTSSISITRLASVTQRADKFIGIHFMNPAAIIELVEIVRGWQTSDETFLQAKHFVEKLGKTVVVSKDFPGFIINRILMPMINEAIFAVMEGVGTPQEIDTAMTMGVRHPMGPLALADLIGLDTCLDIMEVLFTEFGDSKYRPAPLLRKYVEAGLLGKKTGRGFYYYKTQELPP; from the coding sequence ATGGAAATCAGCATCATCGGCGTGGTCGGCGCGGGACAGATGGGAAGCGGCATCACCCAGGTTGTCTCCACCGGCGGATACCACGTGCTTCTTTACGACCTTGACGCGAAAGTGTTGGAGGCCGCCGTCGAACGAATTACGGAGGGACTCAACACGGCGGTCAAGCGGGGAAAACTAACGGAGTGGGTTCGGGAAAAAACGCTCAAGAACATCAAGCTGACAACCCGGCTGGAAGACTGCGCCCACTGCCACATGATCATCGAGGCGGCCCCGGAGCGGGAAGAGATCAAGATGGAGACGTTCGAGCTCCTCGATTCGATTTGTCCGAAAGAGGTCGTCTTCGCTACGAACACCTCCTCGATCTCGATCACCCGGCTTGCCTCCGTGACACAGCGGGCCGATAAATTCATCGGCATCCACTTCATGAACCCGGCTGCCATCATTGAATTGGTCGAGATTGTCCGGGGGTGGCAGACCTCCGATGAGACGTTTCTCCAGGCGAAACATTTCGTCGAGAAATTGGGGAAGACGGTCGTCGTCTCGAAAGATTTTCCCGGTTTCATCATCAACCGAATTCTGATGCCGATGATCAACGAAGCGATCTTCGCCGTCATGGAAGGGGTCGGAACACCGCAGGAGATCGATACAGCGATGACGATGGGGGTTCGCCATCCGATGGGCCCGCTCGCGCTCGCCGATCTGATCGGTCTCGACACCTGCCTCGACATCATGGAAGTCCTCTTCACCGAATTCGGCGACAGCAAATACCGCCCGGCCCCCCTCTTGCGCAAATATGTGGAGGCCGGCCTCCTTGGAAAGAAAACCGGACGCGGCTTCTACTACTACAAAACGCAGGAATTGCCCCCGTGA
- the cobU gene encoding bifunctional adenosylcobinamide kinase/adenosylcobinamide-phosphate guanylyltransferase: protein MNRLILILGGARSGKSRFALERGETLGEEKIFIATARPSDAEMARRIERHRRERPEGWKTLEEPLHLADRLQSMQGKGVAVIDCLTLWLSNLLTAVGEDEEKILGAIDRLVSVARSVNFSIIAVSNEVGLGIVPTDHSLSRLFRDLSGLLHQRWAAEADEVFWMMAGIAVPIKRKHDEKAAVSYRPD from the coding sequence GTGAATCGTCTGATCCTCATTCTCGGCGGCGCCCGCTCCGGCAAAAGCCGGTTTGCATTGGAGCGGGGAGAAACGCTGGGTGAAGAGAAGATCTTCATCGCCACAGCGCGACCGTCCGATGCGGAAATGGCGCGGCGGATCGAGCGGCATCGGCGCGAGCGGCCGGAGGGCTGGAAGACGCTGGAAGAGCCGCTGCATCTTGCCGATCGGCTCCAGTCAATGCAAGGAAAAGGTGTGGCGGTGATCGACTGCCTGACCCTTTGGCTTTCCAACCTTTTGACGGCCGTTGGGGAAGATGAGGAGAAGATCCTCGGCGCGATCGACCGGTTGGTCAGCGTGGCGCGATCGGTCAATTTCTCGATCATTGCCGTTTCGAACGAGGTCGGATTGGGAATTGTTCCCACCGATCATTCCCTCTCCCGGCTCTTCCGGGATCTCTCCGGCCTCCTTCACCAACGGTGGGCCGCCGAGGCCGATGAAGTCTTTTGGATGATGGCGGGAATCGCCGTCCCCATCAAAAGGAAGCATGATGAAAAAGCTGCAGTTAGTTATCGGCCGGATTAA
- a CDS encoding acyl-CoA dehydrogenase: MNLHFTEEQQMVLETIRGFAEKEVKPVASKMDAASEFPHALVKALGEMGLMGAFISTEYGGSGMDLLTYILAMEEISKAWASLGVIMTVNNSLACDPINRFGTKAQKEKYLVPLAQGRLLGCYALTEPGAGSDAGGIATQVRRDGGHYVLNGTKLFITNGKNADVAIVYAVTDPARGKKGISAFIVEKAFSGFVVGKIEDKMGLRGSDTTELIFQECRVPPENLLGVENEGFKIALATLDGGRIGIAAQALGIAQGCLEESLAYAKERKQFNRPIGDFQAIQNMLADMKTEIDAARLLTHRAAWSRHQGRPVTAIAAEAKLYASEMANRVAYKAVQIFGGYGFIKDFPVERFYRDARITTLYEGTSEVQRMVIARHLLQSM, encoded by the coding sequence GTGAATTTGCATTTCACCGAAGAGCAACAGATGGTCCTGGAAACGATTCGGGGCTTCGCTGAAAAAGAGGTGAAGCCGGTCGCCTCCAAAATGGATGCCGCCTCGGAGTTTCCGCACGCGCTGGTCAAAGCGCTGGGTGAGATGGGATTGATGGGAGCCTTTATCTCGACGGAATACGGCGGCTCCGGGATGGATCTGCTGACCTACATTCTCGCCATGGAGGAGATCTCCAAGGCGTGGGCCTCCCTCGGCGTCATCATGACGGTCAACAACTCGCTCGCCTGCGATCCGATCAACCGGTTCGGAACCAAGGCGCAGAAAGAGAAGTACCTCGTCCCGCTCGCGCAAGGCCGTCTCCTCGGATGTTATGCGTTAACCGAGCCGGGGGCCGGCTCCGACGCCGGAGGGATTGCAACACAGGTGCGGCGGGACGGCGGTCACTACGTTCTCAACGGGACGAAGCTCTTCATCACCAACGGAAAGAATGCCGATGTGGCGATCGTCTACGCGGTAACCGATCCGGCGCGGGGAAAAAAAGGGATCTCGGCCTTCATCGTTGAAAAAGCGTTCTCCGGTTTTGTCGTCGGAAAAATCGAGGACAAGATGGGGCTGCGCGGCTCCGACACCACTGAATTGATCTTCCAGGAGTGCCGCGTGCCGCCTGAAAACCTCCTAGGGGTGGAGAACGAAGGATTCAAGATCGCGCTCGCGACGCTTGACGGCGGGCGCATCGGGATCGCCGCCCAGGCGCTCGGGATCGCGCAGGGCTGTCTCGAAGAATCCCTCGCGTATGCCAAAGAGCGGAAGCAGTTCAACCGGCCGATCGGCGACTTTCAGGCGATTCAAAACATGCTCGCCGACATGAAGACCGAGATCGACGCCGCCCGGCTCCTCACCCACCGGGCCGCCTGGAGCCGTCACCAAGGAAGACCGGTCACGGCGATCGCCGCCGAGGCGAAGCTTTATGCTTCGGAGATGGCGAACCGGGTCGCCTACAAGGCGGTCCAGATCTTCGGCGGCTACGGCTTTATCAAAGATTTTCCGGTCGAGCGATTTTACAGAGATGCCCGGATCACCACCCTGTATGAGGGAACCTCGGAGGTCCAGCGGATGGTGATTGCGCGGCATTTGTTACAATCCATGTAG
- a CDS encoding 2-oxo acid dehydrogenase subunit E2 translates to MRKEFKFPDVGEGIAEGELVKWLVSQGDSVKEDQPLVEVETDKAVVTLPSPYTGKVIELRGKPGEVIQVGAVLVAVETEEAPAAKTTEKKPTAEIKEETRKDAGSVVGRLGQEEEEFKVRAIPSVRARAKELGVDLSKVRGTGPNGRLTREDVEGATQPRKEAAPVQPHAETGPLGPVERIAFRGVRRSAARRVSESSQKVAAVTFTDDADVTALEKVRSKKKNLAEERGFKLTYLPFIIKAVVAGLKEYPYLNATLDEEKEEIILKKYYNIGIAVDTPEGLMVFVIKRADEKSVLDLSKEISSLTEKAFSRMIDLSDLKGGTFTLTNYGVIGGIYGTPIINYPEVGILGLGKIEDKVVARSGEMVIRKILPLSLTFDHRVIYGAEAARFMNTVIQHLEDPDLMLIEGK, encoded by the coding sequence ATGAGAAAAGAATTTAAATTCCCCGACGTCGGTGAAGGGATTGCCGAGGGGGAACTGGTCAAGTGGCTCGTCTCTCAGGGCGACTCGGTGAAAGAGGACCAGCCGTTGGTGGAGGTGGAGACCGACAAAGCGGTCGTGACCCTTCCCTCGCCTTATACCGGGAAGGTGATCGAGCTGCGCGGCAAACCGGGAGAGGTGATCCAGGTCGGAGCGGTCCTGGTGGCGGTGGAGACGGAGGAAGCGCCCGCCGCGAAGACGACGGAGAAAAAACCGACCGCTGAAATAAAGGAAGAGACCAGAAAAGATGCCGGCTCGGTCGTCGGGCGACTGGGACAAGAGGAAGAAGAGTTTAAAGTGCGGGCGATTCCCTCGGTCCGGGCGCGGGCGAAGGAGCTGGGGGTCGATCTCTCGAAAGTGCGGGGAACCGGCCCCAACGGGCGTCTCACGCGGGAGGATGTCGAGGGGGCCACTCAGCCCCGAAAGGAAGCCGCGCCGGTTCAACCCCATGCTGAAACGGGACCGCTCGGTCCGGTGGAGCGGATTGCGTTTCGAGGGGTTCGGCGAAGCGCGGCACGGCGGGTGAGCGAATCGTCCCAGAAGGTCGCCGCGGTCACCTTCACCGACGATGCCGATGTGACCGCGCTCGAAAAGGTCCGCTCCAAGAAGAAAAACCTGGCCGAGGAGCGCGGCTTTAAACTGACCTATCTCCCCTTCATCATCAAGGCGGTGGTCGCCGGCCTTAAAGAATATCCCTACTTGAATGCGACCTTGGACGAAGAGAAAGAAGAGATCATTTTAAAAAAGTATTACAACATCGGGATTGCGGTCGACACGCCGGAAGGGCTGATGGTCTTCGTCATCAAACGAGCCGATGAGAAAAGCGTGCTCGATCTTTCGAAAGAGATCTCGTCCCTCACTGAGAAGGCCTTCTCCCGAATGATCGATCTTTCTGATTTGAAGGGGGGGACCTTCACCCTCACCAACTATGGGGTGATCGGCGGCATTTACGGCACGCCGATCATCAACTATCCCGAGGTCGGCATCCTCGGCCTCGGCAAAATCGAGGACAAAGTGGTCGCCCGGTCGGGTGAGATGGTGATCCGGAAGATCCTGCCGCTCTCCCTCACCTTTGATCATCGTGTGATCTACGGTGCCGAGGCGGCCCGGTTCATGAACACGGTCATTCAACATTTGGAAGATCCCGATTTGATGCTCATCGAAGGCAAGTAG
- a CDS encoding type IV pilus twitching motility protein PilT, with product MPQIDVLFKALREKKGSDLHLSPQNPPMMRAAGDLVSVTPEKLTHEGNQKLLYEIMSDVHKGKFEETHDIDFAYEVPELQARFRANIFLGRLGMSAVFRMIPTQILTVEQLGLPATVLKFAQFKKGLVLVTGATGSGKSTTLAAIIDYINRTKKEHILTVEDPIEFVHTSQGCLINQREVGRDTKSFAAALRAALREDPDIILVGEMRDLETIELAITAAETGHLVFGTLHTSSAAKTVDRIINVFPTNQQEQIRAMLAESLKGVVAQNLVKTVDGKRCAALEILLVNTATSNLIREAKTFQIPSVIQTGKAEGMQLMDQALQALVASKKVSMEEAHKFALNKALFPLPGQGAAPQGAAPRG from the coding sequence ATGCCTCAAATCGATGTCCTCTTCAAGGCGTTAAGAGAGAAAAAAGGGTCCGATCTTCATCTCTCGCCGCAGAACCCGCCGATGATGCGGGCGGCGGGAGATTTGGTTTCGGTCACCCCCGAAAAACTGACCCACGAAGGAAACCAGAAGCTTCTCTACGAAATCATGAGCGATGTCCATAAAGGGAAGTTTGAAGAGACGCACGACATCGACTTTGCCTACGAGGTTCCGGAGTTGCAGGCCCGCTTCCGAGCCAATATTTTCCTCGGCCGGCTCGGGATGAGCGCTGTTTTCCGGATGATTCCCACCCAAATTCTAACGGTCGAGCAGCTGGGGCTCCCCGCCACCGTTTTAAAATTCGCTCAATTTAAGAAGGGGCTGGTTTTGGTGACCGGCGCGACCGGAAGCGGAAAATCGACGACGCTTGCGGCGATCATCGACTACATCAATCGGACCAAAAAAGAGCATATTCTGACCGTGGAAGATCCGATCGAGTTTGTCCATACCAGCCAGGGGTGCCTGATCAACCAGCGCGAAGTCGGACGCGATACAAAATCGTTTGCCGCCGCGCTGAGAGCGGCCCTTCGGGAAGACCCGGACATTATCCTTGTGGGGGAGATGCGCGATCTGGAGACGATCGAGCTGGCGATTACGGCGGCCGAAACCGGGCATCTCGTCTTCGGAACGCTTCATACGAGCAGCGCCGCCAAGACGGTCGACCGGATCATCAATGTCTTTCCGACCAACCAGCAGGAGCAGATCCGGGCGATGTTGGCGGAATCGCTCAAAGGGGTGGTCGCACAGAACCTGGTGAAGACGGTGGACGGCAAGCGATGCGCGGCGCTGGAGATTTTGCTGGTGAACACCGCCACCTCCAACCTGATCCGGGAAGCAAAGACGTTCCAGATTCCCTCGGTCATCCAAACGGGAAAAGCCGAAGGGATGCAGCTGATGGATCAGGCCCTTCAGGCGCTGGTGGCCTCGAAGAAGGTATCGATGGAAGAGGCGCATAAATTCGCGTTAAACAAGGCCCTCTTCCCTTTGCCGGGGCAGGGAGCGGCCCCTCAAGGAGCGGCACCCCGTGGATGA
- a CDS encoding TonB-dependent receptor produces the protein MTPFQWRIAFCSFLVLIAVGTNVSGAEETSPEEIPTFPPVFVTATQTEVPLKETAASVTLIDEKTIEEKHLTTVEEVLREVPGLAVVQSGGLGGTTSVFIRGTNPDHTLVLIDGVQVNSPFSGFFDFANLTVENIERIEVIRGPQSTLYGSDAVGGVIQIFTKKGQGPPTGSLSFEAGAYRTFRETAGVSGSTERFDYSLSAGRIDSQGFSRAAGGREDDGYENTTLSSRLGIDLTSQTRLEWTGRYTDSESDLDSPPTDIRNFVQAEKKLATSLALLTTLLEGWRQELKVSFTTEELEGRDPVTSFNNYKFEAQGRRVDWRHHLDLGRAALLTLGYEYELQEGESRGGIEEESLTNHAIYAFNQFRLSPIILNLGVRYDDNDRFGNETTYKIEGAYLVKSTASKIHAAYGTGFHAPTLVDLFFPCCGNEDLNPEKSRSYEAGVEQSFQNERVRVGATYFQNRIEQLIVFDFVRSIPINLAKARMNGWEFDISARPAENVSLSANYTLLNTEDEDGGELIRRPRYQAGGNLSVRPIHPLLLILQVRYVGDRSDFAGKMDDYTVVDLSGTYAVHRNVSLFARVENLFDREYEEVIGYATAGFSGYGGVKVTF, from the coding sequence ATGACCCCGTTCCAATGGCGTATTGCGTTTTGCTCATTTCTCGTTCTGATTGCAGTCGGCACCAACGTATCCGGCGCAGAAGAAACATCCCCTGAAGAGATTCCCACCTTTCCACCGGTTTTCGTCACGGCCACCCAAACGGAGGTTCCGTTGAAGGAGACCGCCGCTTCCGTCACCCTCATCGACGAGAAGACAATTGAGGAGAAACATCTCACCACCGTCGAGGAAGTCCTCCGTGAAGTGCCGGGTCTTGCCGTTGTCCAAAGCGGGGGGCTTGGCGGAACGACCTCGGTCTTCATCCGTGGGACGAACCCGGATCATACCCTTGTTTTGATTGACGGCGTTCAGGTCAATAGTCCATTCTCAGGATTTTTCGATTTTGCCAACCTGACAGTCGAGAATATCGAGAGGATCGAGGTCATTCGGGGTCCACAGAGCACCCTCTACGGATCGGACGCAGTTGGCGGGGTCATTCAAATTTTTACAAAGAAGGGCCAAGGTCCTCCGACCGGTTCTCTTTCATTCGAGGCGGGAGCGTATCGCACCTTTCGGGAGACGGCGGGGGTAAGCGGATCGACGGAACGGTTCGATTATTCTCTTTCGGCCGGCCGGATCGACAGCCAAGGATTTTCAAGAGCGGCCGGCGGCCGGGAGGATGACGGCTATGAGAATACCACGCTCTCCTCGCGCCTTGGGATCGACCTGACGTCACAGACACGCTTGGAGTGGACCGGCCGTTATACCGATTCGGAAAGCGATCTGGATAGTCCGCCGACGGACATTCGAAACTTTGTCCAAGCCGAAAAAAAACTAGCAACCTCTCTCGCTCTGTTGACCACCCTTTTGGAGGGATGGCGGCAGGAGCTGAAGGTTTCTTTCACCACTGAAGAGCTGGAGGGAAGAGATCCTGTTACATCTTTCAATAACTATAAGTTTGAAGCGCAGGGACGGCGAGTGGACTGGAGGCATCATCTCGACCTCGGCCGCGCAGCGCTTCTGACACTCGGCTACGAATACGAACTTCAAGAAGGGGAGAGCCGAGGCGGTATTGAAGAGGAATCACTGACCAATCACGCCATTTACGCCTTTAACCAGTTCCGTCTTTCCCCCATTATTCTGAACCTGGGCGTTCGGTACGACGACAACGACCGGTTTGGAAACGAGACGACTTACAAGATCGAAGGAGCCTATCTCGTGAAATCGACAGCAAGCAAGATCCATGCGGCATACGGCACCGGCTTTCATGCCCCGACCCTTGTGGATCTCTTTTTCCCCTGCTGTGGCAATGAAGATCTGAATCCAGAGAAAAGTAGAAGTTATGAAGCTGGCGTCGAGCAGTCCTTTCAGAACGAGCGGGTCCGGGTTGGAGCAACTTATTTTCAGAATCGGATTGAACAGCTCATCGTTTTTGACTTCGTCCGAAGTATTCCGATCAACCTTGCTAAAGCAAGAATGAACGGATGGGAGTTTGACATCTCGGCAAGGCCGGCAGAAAACGTCAGCCTGTCAGCAAATTACACCCTCTTGAATACCGAAGATGAAGATGGCGGCGAGCTGATACGCCGACCCCGTTATCAAGCGGGAGGAAATCTCTCAGTTCGGCCCATTCATCCCCTCCTCCTGATTCTCCAGGTTCGATATGTGGGAGATCGTTCTGATTTTGCTGGAAAGATGGATGACTATACCGTCGTCGACCTCTCAGGGACCTACGCCGTTCACCGGAACGTCTCACTTTTTGCACGGGTTGAGAACCTCTTTGATCGGGAGTATGAGGAGGTCATCGGCTATGCGACGGCGGGGTTCTCCGGCTACGGCGGCGTAAAGGTCACCTTTTGA
- the pdhA gene encoding pyruvate dehydrogenase (acetyl-transferring) E1 component subunit alpha, producing MPKKVVQQFKIEFLQILDEAGQVDRALWPGLDEKEIKGFYESMVLIRTFDEKALNLQREGRLGTYASVQGQEAAQVGSAAALRPSDWIFPAFREPGVSILRGLPMRMIYQYWSGDERGSAIPEDQHDFPIAIPVGTHIPHAVGAAWAAQFKGDPVAVAAFFGDGATSKGDFHEGLNFAGVFRLPIVFICQNNHWAISVPLSRQTAAATLAQKAIAYGFEGIQVDGNDVFAVYTAVKNALEKARRGEGPTLIECYTYRLSDHTTADDASRYRKVEEVATWRKKDPLVRLRAFLEREYRWSEADEQALRRQMQERVAAAVHEFEAVPPQDPQTMFDLLYATPTPDLIRQKEILRKRLQQKKEKE from the coding sequence ATGCCGAAGAAAGTCGTTCAACAATTTAAGATCGAATTTCTTCAGATTTTAGACGAGGCCGGACAGGTCGATCGCGCCCTCTGGCCCGGTCTGGACGAAAAGGAGATCAAAGGTTTTTATGAATCGATGGTGCTGATCCGCACCTTCGACGAGAAGGCGCTGAACCTTCAGCGCGAGGGACGCCTCGGCACGTATGCCTCGGTCCAAGGTCAGGAGGCGGCGCAAGTCGGGAGCGCCGCGGCGCTTCGTCCTTCCGATTGGATCTTTCCCGCTTTTCGAGAGCCGGGTGTCTCCATTCTCCGGGGCCTCCCGATGAGGATGATCTACCAGTACTGGTCGGGCGATGAGCGCGGAAGCGCCATCCCCGAAGATCAACACGACTTCCCGATCGCCATCCCGGTGGGAACCCACATTCCGCACGCGGTCGGCGCTGCCTGGGCGGCGCAATTCAAGGGAGATCCGGTCGCGGTCGCGGCCTTCTTCGGAGACGGAGCGACTTCCAAAGGAGATTTCCACGAAGGGCTTAACTTCGCCGGCGTCTTTCGCCTTCCGATCGTTTTCATCTGCCAGAACAATCACTGGGCCATTTCGGTTCCGCTTTCCCGCCAGACCGCTGCGGCGACCTTGGCGCAGAAGGCGATCGCCTATGGGTTCGAAGGAATTCAGGTCGACGGCAATGATGTCTTCGCCGTCTACACCGCCGTAAAGAATGCCCTGGAGAAGGCGCGGCGCGGGGAGGGCCCGACGTTGATCGAATGTTATACCTATCGCTTGAGCGATCACACCACCGCCGATGATGCCTCCCGCTACCGAAAGGTGGAAGAGGTGGCGACTTGGAGAAAAAAGGATCCGCTCGTTCGACTTCGCGCATTTCTTGAGCGGGAGTACCGTTGGTCGGAAGCCGATGAGCAGGCCCTCCGCCGGCAGATGCAGGAGCGGGTCGCCGCCGCGGTGCATGAATTCGAAGCGGTCCCCCCTCAGGATCCGCAGACGATGTTCGATCTTCTCTATGCGACCCCGACCCCCGACCTGATCCGTCAGAAAGAGATTCTTCGCAAGCGCCTTCAGCAGAAGAAGGAGAAAGAGTGA